In Methanothermus fervidus DSM 2088, a single genomic region encodes these proteins:
- a CDS encoding LSU ribosomal protein L30E (COGs: COG1911 Ribosomal protein L30E~InterPro IPR000231: IPR004038~KEGG: mth:MTH1053 50S ribosomal protein L30e~PFAM: ribosomal protein L7Ae/L30e/S12e/Gadd45~SPTR: O27127 50S ribosomal protein L30e~PFAM: Ribosomal protein L7Ae/L30e/S12e/Gadd45 family), whose amino-acid sequence MDVEKSIRMAVDTGKVILGSKETIRNLKLGKGKLVIVAKNAPDEIMEDVKYYAKLSNIPVYIYNGSSVKLGAVCGKPFTVAALLIKDPGDSPILEMVG is encoded by the coding sequence ATGGACGTCGAAAAATCCATAAGAATGGCGGTAGATACAGGAAAAGTGATATTAGGATCTAAGGAAACAATAAGAAACTTAAAATTAGGTAAAGGTAAATTAGTTATAGTTGCTAAAAATGCACCAGATGAAATCATGGAAGATGTAAAATATTATGCAAAACTTTCAAATATACCTGTATACATATATAATGGAAGTAGTGTAAAGTTAGGTGCTGTATGTGGTAAACCATTTACTGTTGCAGCTTTACTTATTAAAGATCCTGGTGATTCACCAATACTAGAAATGGTGGGGTAA
- a CDS encoding NusA family KH domain protein (COGs: COG0195 Transcription elongation factor~InterPro IPR010212: IPR015946: IPR009019: IPR004044: IPR 004087~KEGG: mth:MTH1054 transcription elongation factor NusA-like protein~PFAM: KH type 2 domain protein~SMART: KH domain protein~SPTR: O27128 Transcription termination factor NusA~TIGRFAM: NusA family KH domain protein~PFAM: KH domain~TIGRFAM: NusA family KH domain protein, archaeal), with protein sequence MTIKFTTDEIRYIALFESLTGAAVKDCIIDEKRGKVTFLVKKGDMGLAIGRRGSTIAKVRKTLDKGVEVLEHSDDPVEFISNILSPAKLKSIRILQKENGEKIATVKADARNKRIIIGKGGQNIKRAKILAKRHHNISNIIVK encoded by the coding sequence GTGACAATAAAATTCACAACAGATGAAATAAGATATATAGCCTTGTTTGAAAGCCTAACTGGTGCTGCAGTAAAAGATTGTATTATAGATGAAAAACGTGGAAAAGTAACGTTTTTAGTAAAAAAAGGAGATATGGGATTAGCAATAGGTAGAAGAGGTAGTACTATAGCTAAAGTTAGGAAAACCTTAGATAAAGGTGTCGAAGTTTTAGAACATTCTGACGATCCAGTGGAATTTATTTCAAACATCTTATCTCCCGCTAAATTAAAAAGTATAAGAATTTTACAAAAAGAAAATGGTGAAAAAATAGCTACAGTTAAGGCCGATGCAAGAAACAAAAGAATTATAATAGGTAAAGGTGGCCAAAATATTAAAAGAGCTAAAATACTGGCAAAGAGACATCACAACATAAGTAACATAATAGTGAAATAG
- a CDS encoding SSU ribosomal protein S12P (COGs: COG0048 Ribosomal protein S12~InterPro IPR006032: IPR005680: IPR012340: IPR005679: IPR 016027~KEGG: mth:MTH1055 30S ribosomal protein S12P~PFAM: ribosomal protein S12/S23~SPTR: O27129 30S ribosomal protein S12P~TIGRFAM: ribosomal protein S23 (S12)~PFAM: Ribosomal protein S12~TIGRFAM: ribosomal protein S23 (S12)) — protein sequence MPGLFAARKLKANRKKFRWKDKHYKRRMLRLDVKADPLEGAPQARGIVIEKVGIEAKQPNSAIRKCVRVQLIKNGKQITAFAPGDGAINYIDEHDEVIVEGIGGPEGRAMGDIPGVRWKVVKVNGVSLQELVRGRKEKPVR from the coding sequence ATGCCAGGGCTATTTGCAGCCAGAAAACTCAAAGCAAACAGAAAAAAATTTAGATGGAAAGATAAACATTATAAGAGAAGGATGTTACGTTTAGATGTTAAAGCAGATCCTTTAGAGGGGGCACCTCAAGCAAGAGGCATTGTCATCGAAAAAGTAGGAATTGAAGCAAAACAGCCAAACTCAGCTATTAGGAAATGTGTAAGAGTGCAGCTAATCAAAAATGGAAAACAAATAACAGCTTTTGCTCCAGGTGACGGTGCTATCAATTACATAGATGAACATGATGAGGTGATAGTGGAAGGAATAGGAGGACCAGAAGGAAGAGCGATGGGTGATATACCTGGAGTAAGATGGAAAGTCGTTAAAGTCAATGGAGTTTCATTGCAAGAATTAGTTAGAGGTAGAAAAGAAAAACCAGTGAGGTAA
- a CDS encoding SSU ribosomal protein S7P (COGs: COG0049 Ribosomal protein S7~InterPro IPR005716: IPR000235~KEGG: mth:MTH1056 30S ribosomal protein S7P~PFAM: ribosomal protein S7~SPTR: O27130 30S ribosomal protein S7P~TIGRFAM: ribosomal protein S7~PFAM: Ribosomal protein S7p/S5e~TIGRFAM: ribosomal protein S7(archaeal)/S5(eukaryotic)): MFLYERWDPKEVKVRDMGLARYISLKKVLVPHTMGRHAKKRFGKAEVPIVERLINKMMRTARNTGKKNKAYNIVKKAFEIIEKRTKKNPIQVLVDAIENSAPREETTRVKYGGIAYQVAVDVAPQRRLDLALMFIAKGALQSSFKSKKSIEECLADEIILAANNDTRSFAVQKKEEKERIARSAR, translated from the coding sequence ATGTTTCTATATGAAAGATGGGATCCTAAGGAAGTTAAAGTGAGAGATATGGGATTAGCTAGATATATATCATTAAAAAAAGTTTTGGTTCCACATACAATGGGAAGACATGCTAAGAAACGATTTGGAAAAGCTGAAGTTCCAATAGTTGAAAGATTAATAAATAAAATGATGAGAACCGCTAGAAACACAGGTAAAAAAAATAAAGCATACAATATCGTTAAGAAAGCTTTTGAAATAATAGAAAAGAGAACAAAAAAGAATCCAATACAGGTACTCGTAGATGCAATTGAAAATTCTGCTCCTCGAGAAGAAACAACAAGAGTTAAATATGGAGGTATAGCTTATCAAGTAGCTGTAGACGTCGCTCCTCAAAGAAGATTAGATTTAGCTTTAATGTTCATTGCTAAAGGTGCATTACAATCATCATTTAAAAGTAAAAAATCCATTGAAGAATGTTTAGCAGATGAAATAATTTTAGCTGCCAATAATGACACAAGAAGTTTTGCTGTACAGAAAAAAGAAGAAAAAGAAAGAATAGCAAGATCTGCTAGATAA
- a CDS encoding translation elongation factor aEF-2 (COGs: COG0480 Translation elongation factors (GTPase)~InterPro IPR000795: IPR006141: IPR004543: IPR005225: IPR 000640: IPR006142: IPR020568: IPR009000: IPR009022: IPR004042:I PR004161: IPR005517: IPR003587: IPR003586~KEGG: mka:MK0679 elongation factor EF-2~PFAM: protein synthesis factor GTP-binding; elongation factor Tu domain 2 protein; elongation factor G domain IV; elongation factor G domain protein~SMART: Hedgehog/intein hint domain protein~SPTR: Q8TXJ4 Elongation factor 2~TIGRFAM: translation elongation factor aEF-2; small GTP-binding protein~PFAM: Elongation factor Tu domain 2; Elongation factor G C-terminus; Elongation factor Tu GTP binding domain; Elongation factor G, domain IV~TIGRFAM: intein N-terminal splicing region; translation elongation factor EF-G; intein C-terminal splicing region; translation elongation factor aEF-2; small GTP-binding protein domain) produces the protein MSRRAKMINKIKELMHKPDNIRNIGIVAHIDHGKCVSGDSLISLATGENVKASELFKKFENKGRIIKEEKNEKVIDVDGFGIHVSSLDKKENKIVKGKVTHLWKLKKTDPLVELHLENGNKIKTTPEHKFLVFDNEEGIIEKRADKIKKGDYIVVARKLYHEDLTNEELKKKIIEILSKDEGFIACVNGDTCKLSFLKDKRYDNIEWISHEELFSDGEKLRLPDSTEEFTKFYYLAGIVKAGGNTKLKNISIFKKVVDTLFTWKFIETSPKKYISSFIRGYVDTRGIVKNNGIYISSDNEFIKRLQLLLYKFDIASINENNGTLCITGKSSLTRFKKIGFSDINKKKEFNKLLKKNIDSKIDHIPVSREISEIINEDKTSISKHELRNIFNNLESKNVKDLEPLVCDDVSYVKVKKINRINDEKYVYDLTVEKYHNFVANGVIVHNTTLSDNLLAGAGMISAELAGEQLFLDFDEQEQARGITIDAANISMVHKYNNEEYLINLIDTPGHVDFGGDVTRAMRAVDGAIVVVCAVEGVMPQTETVLRQALRENVKPILFINKVDRLINELKLSPEELQQRFVKIITDVNKLIRNMAPKEFKNKWQVRVEDGSVAFGSAYYKWAINVPMMKKTGINFNDIIRYCKEGKQDELAKKVPLHKVVLEMVVKHLPSPKEAQKYRVPKIWSGDIESEEGQAMLNTDPEGPLAIMVTDVRIDKHAGEIATGRIYSGTIKKGKEVYLVSSQSKSRVQQVGVYMGPERLNTEEVPAGNIVAITGVKNALAGETICDSERKIKAFESLEHISEPVVTVAVEAKNTKDLPKLIEVLRQMAKEDPTISVEINEETGEHLVSGMGELHLEVIAHRIKEKGVDIETSEPIVVYRETVTGEAGPVEGKSPNKHNRFYITVEPLEESVFNAIAEGKIKEGQVRGKEMTKKFIEAGLDKDEAKRVWDVYEKNLFINMTRGIQYLDEVRELLIKGFREAMDKGPLANEKIMGIKVKLVDAKIHEDPVHRGPAQVMPAVRRAIYAAMMMADPILLEPIQKVFINVPHDYMGNATRELQNRRGQIVNMNQEGDIMLIEAIVPVAEMFGFAGAIRSATEGRCLWSTENAGFKKLPDELQEKVIKEIRTRKGLSPEPFDADHYLQ, from the coding sequence TTGAGTAGACGTGCTAAAATGATTAATAAAATCAAAGAATTAATGCATAAACCAGATAATATTAGAAACATTGGAATAGTTGCTCACATCGATCATGGTAAATGTGTATCAGGAGACAGTTTAATATCTCTTGCAACAGGGGAAAATGTTAAGGCATCAGAATTATTTAAAAAATTTGAAAATAAGGGAAGGATCATCAAAGAAGAAAAAAATGAAAAAGTAATAGACGTTGATGGATTTGGAATACATGTAAGTAGCTTAGATAAAAAAGAAAATAAAATTGTAAAAGGGAAAGTAACGCATCTATGGAAATTAAAGAAGACAGATCCATTAGTTGAACTTCACTTAGAAAATGGAAATAAAATAAAAACAACGCCCGAACATAAATTCCTTGTGTTTGACAATGAAGAAGGTATAATAGAGAAAAGAGCAGACAAAATCAAGAAAGGCGATTATATAGTCGTTGCAAGGAAACTTTATCATGAAGATTTAACTAATGAAGAATTGAAAAAGAAGATTATTGAGATTTTATCTAAAGATGAAGGATTCATTGCTTGTGTCAATGGGGACACCTGTAAATTAAGTTTTTTAAAAGATAAAAGATATGATAATATAGAATGGATTTCACATGAAGAATTATTTAGTGATGGTGAAAAATTAAGATTGCCAGATTCAACTGAAGAATTCACAAAATTTTATTATTTAGCAGGTATTGTTAAAGCTGGCGGTAATACAAAATTAAAAAATATATCAATATTTAAGAAAGTTGTAGATACTTTATTTACATGGAAATTCATAGAAACTTCTCCTAAGAAATATATCTCTTCATTTATAAGAGGATATGTAGATACTAGAGGTATAGTGAAAAATAATGGAATCTATATTTCATCTGACAATGAATTTATAAAGAGACTGCAATTACTACTCTATAAGTTTGATATAGCATCCATAAATGAAAATAATGGAACGTTGTGTATAACAGGTAAAAGTTCTTTAACCAGATTTAAGAAGATAGGATTTTCAGACATTAACAAGAAGAAAGAATTTAACAAATTATTAAAGAAAAATATAGATTCAAAAATTGACCACATTCCAGTCTCAAGAGAAATCTCAGAAATAATTAATGAAGATAAAACAAGCATATCAAAACATGAATTACGAAACATCTTCAACAATTTAGAAAGTAAAAATGTGAAAGATTTAGAACCATTAGTTTGTGACGATGTTTCTTATGTGAAAGTTAAGAAAATAAACAGAATCAACGACGAAAAATATGTCTATGATTTAACAGTAGAGAAATATCATAATTTTGTAGCAAATGGTGTAATTGTACATAATACGACATTATCAGACAACTTACTAGCAGGCGCTGGAATGATTTCTGCTGAATTAGCAGGAGAACAATTATTCTTAGATTTTGATGAACAAGAACAAGCAAGAGGAATAACTATCGATGCTGCAAACATCTCTATGGTCCATAAGTACAACAATGAAGAATACTTAATCAATTTAATAGATACTCCTGGACATGTAGATTTTGGAGGAGATGTAACAAGGGCTATGAGAGCTGTAGATGGTGCTATAGTCGTAGTTTGCGCAGTGGAAGGTGTAATGCCTCAAACAGAGACAGTATTACGACAAGCACTTCGTGAGAATGTTAAACCAATTTTATTCATAAATAAAGTTGATAGATTAATCAATGAACTTAAATTAAGCCCTGAGGAATTACAACAAAGATTTGTTAAGATTATAACTGATGTAAATAAATTAATTCGTAATATGGCTCCTAAAGAATTTAAAAATAAATGGCAAGTTCGTGTAGAAGATGGTAGCGTCGCATTTGGTTCTGCATACTACAAATGGGCAATAAATGTACCAATGATGAAAAAGACAGGGATAAACTTCAATGACATCATAAGATATTGTAAAGAAGGAAAACAAGATGAATTAGCTAAAAAAGTTCCTTTACATAAAGTAGTTTTAGAGATGGTTGTCAAACATCTTCCAAGTCCTAAAGAGGCTCAAAAATACAGAGTACCAAAAATATGGTCTGGTGATATTGAAAGTGAAGAAGGACAAGCAATGCTTAACACAGATCCAGAAGGTCCATTAGCAATTATGGTCACTGATGTACGAATAGACAAACATGCTGGTGAGATAGCAACAGGTAGGATATATAGTGGTACTATAAAGAAAGGAAAAGAAGTATATCTTGTTTCATCACAAAGTAAGTCAAGAGTACAGCAAGTTGGAGTATACATGGGACCAGAAAGGTTAAATACTGAGGAAGTACCAGCAGGCAACATTGTTGCGATAACTGGCGTAAAAAATGCACTTGCAGGTGAAACTATTTGTGATAGCGAGAGGAAGATAAAAGCATTTGAATCACTTGAACATATTTCAGAACCTGTGGTTACTGTGGCAGTGGAAGCTAAAAATACAAAAGATTTACCAAAATTAATTGAAGTTTTGAGACAAATGGCTAAAGAGGATCCTACAATCAGTGTAGAAATTAATGAAGAGACTGGTGAACACCTTGTTTCAGGTATGGGTGAATTACACCTTGAAGTTATTGCACATCGTATAAAAGAAAAAGGTGTGGACATTGAAACTTCAGAGCCAATTGTTGTATATAGAGAAACAGTAACTGGTGAAGCAGGGCCTGTCGAAGGTAAATCCCCAAATAAACATAACAGATTTTACATAACAGTAGAACCACTTGAAGAATCTGTGTTTAATGCAATTGCGGAAGGTAAAATAAAAGAAGGTCAAGTAAGAGGAAAAGAAATGACTAAAAAATTCATTGAGGCAGGACTAGATAAAGATGAAGCAAAAAGAGTTTGGGATGTTTATGAGAAAAATTTGTTTATAAATATGACTAGAGGTATTCAGTATCTAGATGAAGTTAGAGAATTACTGATAAAAGGGTTTAGAGAAGCAATGGATAAAGGACCGTTAGCTAATGAAAAGATAATGGGAATCAAAGTTAAACTTGTAGATGCTAAGATCCATGAAGATCCTGTACATAGAGGTCCTGCACAAGTAATGCCTGCTGTGAGGAGAGCAATTTATGCTGCAATGATGATGGCAGATCCTATACTTTTAGAACCAATACAAAAAGTATTTATAAATGTCCCTCATGATTATATGGGAAATGCAACACGCGAACTTCAAAATAGGAGAGGTCAAATAGTTAACATGAACCAAGAAGGAGACATAATGTTAATAGAAGCTATAGTGCCGGTAGCTGAAATGTTTGGATTTGCGGGAGCTATAAGGTCAGCTACAGAGGGTCGATGTCTATGGTCAACAGAAAATGCTGGATTTAAAAAATTACCAGATGAACTGCAAGAAAAAGTCATTAAAGAAATAAGGACTAGGAAAGGTTTATCTCCAGAACCATTTGATGCTGATCATTACCTACAATAA